The nucleotide sequence aaaaaatcttCATATATAGAccaaatttataatacatTGCAACAAGTTGATAAATTCGCagattattattattctatttttaatataaatattaactCATTTATAACTGATAATTATAAGGCACAAGTATGCCCCTTTGATTATTTGCCACTTTACCTTTCCGATATATTAAGgccatttattataatcacCAATTACCTCGAATAAATCCAAATCATCCAAATACATATACACTTTATCCCAACATTCATTTTGAAGTTCCATAATAGTCTTTTATCCCATTCCCCTTTTTAACCAAAAGTTGGTTTATTGtagaaaatttaatttgttatatatatacaaatataaagttttaatatatgatttctattgcttattattttttctattgtttatatatcaatattatactactattatttaaaaatttgtttttttacgttaaatattcaaaaaatgaaaaaatagcaAAGACTTTTAAacagaaaaatatattatttaaaaataaaaagtaaaggatatatatgcatataataatgcacacatttgtgtatatatttttaaaacatcacatttttttgagATATGAATACAATGTTGGAAATGAATCGGCGCCAAAGGCTGCATGATCTATTGCAATTCCCAAAAGATcttgtaatatataatttgtaatttttgtgaaaaaaaaaaattttgtctcaataaaattaaaatatataaaaacaagAAGTGGACACACGTAAGATAAGAAGTTGTACACAATCTCTTCGTTgattctaaaaaaaaaacaaaaaaaaacatgtgCAAAATGCACATTTGCAtctattaaataattttgttaatacaAATCCATAACattcaattatataaacGGTTAAATAATTccttcatattttttattttatttttacatatcGTTTAAGAAATAAGGCAAATATGGCTCGATAACCCCCCATCCATCAAATCCAAGAATAGgacaaatatttaaaagaaatgatTCTACTAGGAAAGATATTGATGTTGCTAAAGATATGAATAAAGCAGGATGTGGCTTcacattaaattttatattatttttaaaaaaagtgtacatgttataaaaaaaaacaaatagtaaaatatataaaatatctGATATTGGACCagacaaaaatataaaagataaCTGAAATCTACTTCTTATAAAATGCAGTTGTAACCAATATAAATTTCCTGGTATGCCAAATCctgttataaataatgttatTAATGGTATTATCAATGTATGGAATATGTccaaataattaaaaatgtccaaatataaata is from Plasmodium berghei ANKA genome assembly, chromosome: 14 and encodes:
- a CDS encoding site-2 protease S2P; translated protein: MTSRNIISYFNDVQTEKKQLSSNWLLIHNEKSYWDHKDQSYLSFILSLLPLFLISVIHLSIILNGYYIGHLFLTISYLLSICFFIIYFYNSYTIFILFVFFSFIISLCLHEFAHALVAYKYGDITMVYKGYLYLDIFNYLDIFHTLIIPLITLFITGFGIPGNLYWLQLHFIRSRFQLSFIFLSGPISDILYILLFVFFYNMYTFFKNNIKFNVKPHPALFISLATSISFLVESFLLNICPILGFDGWGVIEPYLPYFLNDIINEEIVYNFLSYVCPLLVFIYFNFIETKFFFFTKITNYILQDLLGIAIDHAAFGADSFPTLYSYLKKM